Below is a window of Longimicrobiaceae bacterium DNA.
AGCGAGGTGTACTCGGTGGGGCTGGTGAACTCCGCCGCCAGCACGCGGATGGCGTTGGAGCCCACGTCCACGGCGCCCACGCGCAGCGGGAAGGTGGCGGGCTCGCCGGAGGGCGTGGCGGTGCGGCTCTGTGTGCGAAGCTGGCTCATGTGCGGGCTCGAGTGGGCGGCGCGATGGCGCGATGCCGGCGCCCGCGCGAGGGTGCACGAATCGCTCCCGCCTTCCGGAGTGCGACGTGCGGGTGCGCGCGCCCGGAACTATACTCGCTCCGTCACCGCGCCGCATTCCGGCGCCTCCGCATCGGACGCCGGAACAGCGCGTCACGGGAGATGCGCATCATCCCGTCTCTGCCCGTGAGCCTCGGCCGATGCGGCAGACGCCGATCCAGCCATCCACCGAACGCCTAATGCCTGCACGGAAGACCACGGGAGATGCGAAGCCGCTGAAGCCCCGCGCGCCGGAAGTGCTCACGCGGCGTGCGCTGAACCGCGCGCTGCTCGCCCGGCAGATGCTTCTCCGGCGCCACGCACTGACGGCGGAGGAGGCGATCGGACGGCTGGGCGGGATGCAGTCGCAGGCGCCGAACCCGCCGTACATCGGCTTGTGGTCACGGCTGGAAGGCTTCCGCGCGGACGCGCTGGCGGGGTTGATGTACGAGCGGAAGGTGGTGCGCATCGCGCTGATGCGCGCCACGATCCACCTCGTCACCGCGCGCGACTGCCTGGCGTGGCGCCCGCTGCTCCAGCCCGTGATCGAGCGGGGGATGCGCAGCAGCCACGGCAAGCGCCTGGGCGGCGCGGACCCGGCCGCGCTCGCCGCCGTCGGCCGCGAACTGGTCAAGGAAGCGCCGCGCACCTGGGAAGAGCTCGCCGATGCGCTCGGTCCGCGTTTCCCCGGCGCCGATCCGGCCGCGCTGGCGCAGGCGGTGCGCGCGTGGGTGCCGCTGGTGCAGGTCCCGCCGCGCGGCATCTGGGGCGAGCCCGGCGCCGCCCGCCACACCACCACCGACGTGTGGCTCGGCCGCCCGCTCGACGCCGATCCGTCCGTCGACGAGCTGGTGATGCGCTACCTCGCCGCCTTCGGCCCCGTCACCGTCCGCGACGTGCAGACGTGGTCCGGCCTCACGCGCCTGCGCGAAGTGCTGGACCGGCTGCGCCCGCGCCTCGCCACCTTCCGCGACGAGGGCGGCGCCGAGCTGTTCGACCTGCCCGACGCACCGCGGCCGGACGCGGACACGCCAGCACCCGTGCGATTTCTGCCGGAGTGGGACAACATGCTGCTCTCGCACGCCGACCGCGCCCGCATCGTCGCGGACGAGCACCGCGCATCCGTCTTCACCATCAACGGCCAGATCCTCGGCACCATCCTCGTGGACGGCTTCGTCACCGGCACCTGGAAGATCACCCGCCACCGCTCCGCCGCCACCCTCGTCATCACCCCGTTCGCCCTACTCCCCTCCGCCAAGAAGACCGCGCTCGAAGAAGAAGGCGCGCGCCTGCTGGACTGGGCCGCGCCGGAAGAATCAGAGGGCGCGGTGCGGTTTCTCTCGGGTTGAGGGGAGCCGCCTCTGACTGTACGTTTGGTGTGCGGGCTGCACACAGGGCCAGCAAATAGAAACAAGCGCAATCGGTACTCAACTAGCGATGGGACCAATTCGATGCCCAACCAACAGACTTGGGGACGCTGGGCTCTTGATGAAAACGATTTGATCTTCCGGCCCGACGCAGGTCAGCCCGATCCTGGTTACGAGATCAGCCTGGCCAGTATCCAGGATCTGGAGAAATTCACGGAAATCATGGATCAACTCCAAGGTAAAAGATGGATTGTACCCGAAGATTTGACCGATATTGCAAGGGCACGTACGGCGATTTTGAAGTCTCATTTTGTCGATGAGGAGTTCATCCCCGCTCCGCCGTCGCTGCCGTGGTTCGAGTGCCCTCAAGCTGTACAGGGGGAATGGAGCGACTTTCTGAACACCGCAGATCCGTTGAACGAAGCGCTCTTTCAAGAATTCCTCGAGCAGCATCCCAGCTTGTTACCGGGACCCCACGGTACGACGCATGGGCATTACCATGGGCCTGTTAACAATTCTGTCTACTGCCAAGCGGAGCTGCCTGGTTTCCGCGCTAAGCGACCCGATTTTCTATTGTTCGAGCAGGACAGTGCCACGATCTACGCTGTTCTCATTGAGATTGAAGCACCAGGGAAGCCATGGTGTACATCGTCTGGAACCCCGAGCGCCATCCTCACGCGAGCTATCGACCAGCTACGTGATTGGAAAGCCTGGTTCGCAGAACCCCACAACGTGCTCGCCTTTCAACGCCTTTACGGGGTTGACCCGGATCAAACTGGATATCAGAGGTTTGTTCAGCATTACATCCTTGTCTACGGGCGTCGAGCCGACGCAACGCGAGTGGCGGCATTTGCTAAGAAGCGCCATGATCTCGCAGGTTCGAACGAGTTTTTTATGACGTATGATCGATTGGAACCCAACCGCGCGGCAGACTTCATGATTCGACTTGATCGCTCCGGGCCAGATACGAAACACCGCCTGGTGAGCATTTCACCCAATTTCTCCTTGAACACTGATACCGCTGTATACTTCTCCAGTTTGGTAGGGAGGGAGGAGGCGATATTGAGAAACCGGCTGATTAGCGACGAGAGAAAGCAGTTTCTCTTAGAACGGATTGAGGTGGCAGACAGATACGCTGAAGAGTTTATGACCCGCCGCACCTCATGGTACACCAAGGATGGATTCCGGTATACCCGATAGAACTCTTGTCCGCTGCCCAGCCGCTCCACATAGTTAGCGGCAACTCCCCAGCGGCTCGGGCGTGATGCGCGGCACTCGCCGCGGCGCGCCCCTGTCCGTCGAGGCCCGTGCACTCCAGCAGGAGCGTGGGTTGTCGATGCAGAGCCTTCCCGTCCTCGCGCCGCCCCGGCGCTTCGGCCAGACCGCACGCCGCGACGCATGGTGGGTGCAGCCCGCCGTGACGTTCCTCATCCTGGGCAGCTTCGTGGTGTACGCCACGTGGGCCGCGTTCCAGGACGCGCACTACACCTTCGGGCCGTACCTCTCCCCGTTCTACTCCCCGGAGCTGTGGGGCAGCTCGCCGCACGCGTGGTTCGGGCCCAAGCCGGGGTGGATCCCTGCCTGGCTGCCGTTCTCGCCCGCGCTGCTGATCCTGCCCTTCCCCGGCCTCTTCCGCTTCACCTGCTACTACTACCGCGGCGCGTACTACAAGGGCTTCTGGGCAGATCCGCCCAACTGCGCCGTGGGCGAGCCGCGCAAGTCGTACTGGGGCGAGCGCCGGTTTCCGCTCATCCTCCAGAACGTGCACCGCTATTTCCTGTACTTCGCCCTGCTCTTCCTGCTGATCCTGGCGCACGACGTGTGGAAGGCGCTGTGGTTCGCGGACGCGAGCGGGCAGCGGCACTTCGGCATCGGCGTGGGCACGCTGGTGCT
It encodes the following:
- a CDS encoding winged helix DNA-binding domain-containing protein, which encodes MPARKTTGDAKPLKPRAPEVLTRRALNRALLARQMLLRRHALTAEEAIGRLGGMQSQAPNPPYIGLWSRLEGFRADALAGLMYERKVVRIALMRATIHLVTARDCLAWRPLLQPVIERGMRSSHGKRLGGADPAALAAVGRELVKEAPRTWEELADALGPRFPGADPAALAQAVRAWVPLVQVPPRGIWGEPGAARHTTTDVWLGRPLDADPSVDELVMRYLAAFGPVTVRDVQTWSGLTRLREVLDRLRPRLATFRDEGGAELFDLPDAPRPDADTPAPVRFLPEWDNMLLSHADRARIVADEHRASVFTINGQILGTILVDGFVTGTWKITRHRSAATLVITPFALLPSAKKTALEEEGARLLDWAAPEESEGAVRFLSG
- a CDS encoding Shedu anti-phage system protein SduA domain-containing protein, coding for MPNQQTWGRWALDENDLIFRPDAGQPDPGYEISLASIQDLEKFTEIMDQLQGKRWIVPEDLTDIARARTAILKSHFVDEEFIPAPPSLPWFECPQAVQGEWSDFLNTADPLNEALFQEFLEQHPSLLPGPHGTTHGHYHGPVNNSVYCQAELPGFRAKRPDFLLFEQDSATIYAVLIEIEAPGKPWCTSSGTPSAILTRAIDQLRDWKAWFAEPHNVLAFQRLYGVDPDQTGYQRFVQHYILVYGRRADATRVAAFAKKRHDLAGSNEFFMTYDRLEPNRAADFMIRLDRSGPDTKHRLVSISPNFSLNTDTAVYFSSLVGREEAILRNRLISDERKQFLLERIEVADRYAEEFMTRRTSWYTKDGFRYTR